The following coding sequences are from one Shewanella violacea DSS12 window:
- the norR gene encoding nitric oxide reductase transcriptional regulator NorR has translation MNNQKKTLTQLAIDLTQGVSSQGRFKRLLSVIRKQFGCDASALLAFNNDHFSPLAIDGLFDEVLGRRFNIHEHPRLEAIARAGDVVRFPADSELPDPYDGLIPNMVGKLQVHSCIGLPLIANDQLIGALTIDAFNPQHFDSLSNEDLRIISALASASLHTALLMEKLEAQAGVMPQVDALHLETSSTVQMIGQSVGMMDLKRDIKAVANTDLSVLITGETGVGKELVAASIHEKSSRAKHTLVYLNCAALPESVAESELFGHVKGAFTGAISNRKGKFELANNSTLFLDEVGELSLTLQAKLLRVLQYGDVQRVGDEHSLKVNTRIVAATNRALHQEVKEGRFRADLYHRLNVFPVHVPALRERQEDITLLSGFFTERCKAKLGLTNISMEYATSNLLKSYPWPGNVRELEHAINRAAVIAKSRSNDTYLVLKPSHFELKLEHDLITPRFAESNLAPQYSGQSHAEKLEQQSDEGLREGLREATEQFQTTMIKQALQQHQMNWAATARALKIDTGNLHRLAKRLNLK, from the coding sequence ATGAATAATCAAAAGAAAACATTAACCCAACTCGCCATAGATTTAACTCAGGGAGTGTCCAGTCAGGGACGCTTTAAACGTTTGCTCTCGGTGATCAGAAAGCAGTTTGGTTGTGATGCATCGGCGCTGCTGGCCTTTAACAATGATCATTTTTCTCCCTTAGCAATCGATGGTTTATTTGATGAGGTATTGGGACGACGTTTTAATATTCATGAGCACCCAAGATTAGAAGCCATTGCCCGTGCGGGGGATGTGGTGCGCTTTCCTGCTGACAGTGAATTACCCGATCCCTACGATGGCTTAATTCCCAATATGGTGGGTAAGTTACAGGTGCATTCCTGTATCGGTTTGCCATTAATCGCCAATGATCAACTGATTGGTGCACTGACCATAGATGCCTTCAATCCGCAGCATTTCGATTCCTTAAGCAATGAAGATCTGCGGATCATCAGCGCGCTCGCCTCGGCCAGCTTGCATACCGCCTTGTTAATGGAAAAGCTAGAGGCCCAGGCTGGAGTGATGCCCCAAGTCGATGCTTTGCATTTAGAAACCAGTAGCACAGTGCAGATGATAGGTCAGTCTGTGGGCATGATGGATTTAAAACGTGACATTAAAGCCGTGGCTAATACCGATTTATCTGTGCTGATCACAGGTGAGACTGGCGTGGGTAAAGAGCTAGTTGCCGCATCGATACACGAGAAATCGTCTCGCGCTAAACATACCTTAGTGTATTTAAACTGTGCCGCCTTACCGGAAAGTGTCGCTGAAAGTGAATTATTTGGACACGTTAAGGGTGCTTTTACCGGAGCGATAAGTAATCGTAAGGGTAAATTTGAGCTAGCCAATAACAGCACCTTATTCCTCGATGAAGTGGGTGAGTTATCACTTACTCTGCAGGCCAAGTTGCTACGAGTCTTACAATACGGCGACGTGCAGCGCGTGGGTGATGAACACAGTTTGAAAGTGAATACTCGCATTGTGGCGGCGACCAATCGCGCCTTACATCAAGAGGTGAAAGAAGGGCGCTTTAGGGCCGATTTATATCATAGATTAAATGTTTTTCCGGTGCATGTGCCTGCGTTACGTGAACGCCAGGAGGATATCACCTTGCTGTCGGGCTTTTTTACCGAACGTTGTAAGGCAAAATTAGGCCTAACGAATATCAGCATGGAATATGCCACAAGCAATTTACTCAAATCCTACCCTTGGCCCGGTAATGTGCGTGAATTAGAGCATGCCATTAACCGCGCAGCTGTGATTGCTAAATCACGCAGTAATGATACTTATCTGGTATTGAAACCCAGTCATTTTGAGCTAAAACTAGAACATGATTTAATTACCCCCAGGTTTGCTGAATCTAATCTTGCTCCGCAATATTCAGGACAGTCACATGCAGAGAAGTTAGAGCAGCAGTCAGATGAAGGACTGCGTGAAGGGCTACGTGAAGCAACGGAGCAGTTTCAAACCACCATGATCAAACAGGCCTTGCAACAGCATCAGATGAATTGGGCGGCAACCGCCAGAGCGCTTAAAATCGACACGGGTAACCTGCATCGATTAGCCAAAAGGCTAAACCTAAAATAG
- the norV gene encoding anaerobic nitric oxide reductase flavorubredoxin, whose translation MTIHIKNNIHWVGQRDWEIKDFHGTEYKITQGTSYNSYLIREEKTVLIDTVDQRFSMQFLQQLESEIDLNEIDFIVINHAEEDHSGALGALLAKIPDTPIYCTENAIDSITGLHHHPEWNFNVVKTGDTIDIGNDKQLIFIESPMLHWPDSMMTYLTGDGVLFSNDAFGQHYCDEHLFNDEVDQNELMEQCLRYYSNILTPFSALVTAKINEVLSFNLPVEMIATSHGVVWRDNPTQIIHQYLEWANNYQEDRITIFYDSMSNNTRMMADAIAQGIHDVDPAVAVKVFNVARQDKNEILAHVFRSKGILVGSSTMNNVMMPKVAGMLEEITGLRFKDKKAGAFGSYGWNGGAVDRIHSRLTDAGFTTTVSLKSKWRPDGKAMQVCREHGRQIAKDWTWQDLTKIEPLVLKPTNIAKAKPKSKPQPQFSNAAPLVSESSTANDAVAVNEQQSMICTVCNWVYDPSLGEPNQGVEPNTPWSEVPEFFLCPDCALGKDVFIAYQEQKVS comes from the coding sequence ATGACTATTCACATTAAAAACAACATCCACTGGGTAGGTCAGCGCGATTGGGAAATTAAAGACTTCCACGGCACCGAATATAAAATCACCCAAGGTACAAGTTACAACAGCTACCTTATCCGTGAAGAGAAAACAGTCTTAATTGATACCGTAGACCAAAGATTTAGCATGCAATTCTTGCAACAACTGGAAAGTGAAATCGATCTCAATGAAATCGACTTTATTGTCATCAACCACGCCGAAGAAGATCACTCAGGTGCACTGGGTGCGCTTTTGGCTAAAATTCCCGATACGCCGATTTACTGTACCGAAAACGCCATCGATTCCATCACAGGTTTACACCACCACCCAGAATGGAACTTTAACGTGGTAAAAACCGGCGACACCATAGACATAGGTAACGACAAGCAGCTGATATTTATTGAATCACCTATGCTGCATTGGCCTGATAGCATGATGACCTATTTAACCGGTGACGGAGTACTCTTCAGTAACGATGCCTTTGGTCAACACTACTGCGATGAACATCTGTTTAACGATGAGGTCGACCAGAATGAATTAATGGAGCAGTGCCTACGTTACTACTCAAATATCCTCACGCCTTTTAGTGCCCTAGTGACAGCAAAAATTAATGAAGTGCTGAGCTTTAACTTACCCGTGGAGATGATTGCGACTTCCCACGGCGTTGTCTGGCGCGACAATCCAACTCAAATTATTCACCAGTATTTAGAGTGGGCGAATAACTATCAGGAAGATCGTATCACCATCTTCTACGATTCAATGTCAAACAATACACGCATGATGGCCGATGCCATTGCCCAGGGCATTCATGATGTAGACCCTGCCGTTGCGGTAAAAGTGTTTAACGTGGCGCGCCAGGATAAAAATGAAATCCTCGCCCATGTATTTCGCTCCAAGGGGATTTTAGTTGGCTCATCCACCATGAATAACGTCATGATGCCTAAGGTCGCTGGTATGTTGGAAGAGATCACTGGCTTACGCTTTAAGGATAAAAAAGCCGGCGCATTTGGCAGTTATGGTTGGAACGGCGGTGCGGTAGATCGCATTCATAGTCGCTTAACCGACGCCGGATTTACCACCACGGTTAGCTTAAAGAGCAAATGGCGCCCCGATGGTAAAGCCATGCAAGTGTGCCGCGAGCACGGCAGGCAGATAGCGAAGGACTGGACTTGGCAAGATCTGACTAAAATCGAACCTTTGGTTTTAAAACCCACAAATATAGCTAAGGCTAAACCCAAATCAAAGCCACAGCCACAATTTAGCAATGCCGCGCCCCTTGTCAGTGAAAGCAGTACGGCTAATGACGCAGTGGCAGTAAACGAGCAACAAAGCATGATATGCACTGTGTGTAACTGGGTTTACGACCCAAGTCTAGGTGAGCCCAATCAAGGCGTTGAGCCCAATACCCCTTGGTCTGAAGTGCCGGAGTTTTTCCTTTGTCCAGATTGCGCATTAGGTAAAGACGTATTTATCGCATATCAGGAGCAAAAAGTATCATGA